Proteins from one Azospirillum brasilense genomic window:
- a CDS encoding lipopolysaccharide biosynthesis protein: MASEAATILKHGWLFMLANVVNRAAGLLLLPLYTRLLSPSEFGVYALVVVVADLLAVMLMIGMNNAFTAVYFEHAEEGDRRRVASTCLLAVVGTSVAMVGLAWPLGMAGSWAMFGDTGHAAVMAIALAGVALTTLFELALAYYRARKRSGLCLLVSLAKVVALLAFNLLFLWALGLGVEGIFLANGASFLALGLLLVVAILKDTGVSFSLPILKRVAALGLPYAPQSLLDIANNFVSRWLLNILLSTAAVGLFAFGMRLSQILFMFLTASFLQIWSVSRLESQHGAADHGQADFVFHLFVVLLTGAGLGLALTAPEILWLIASADYTPVLTSMPFLVLAYVLHGVRMNPEVAILKAKRVGVLPWISAASLAVGSALALALVWQWGLLGAALANLGREVFQIVLTETVRRRICRDEVPLNAVRIGWILVPAAFAYAAGWYLFGTAVDPAFTAEKVLLVLVFLAAAVFGPGMGSTGRAMLGKLLLGRVRRLQSAS; this comes from the coding sequence ATGGCGTCCGAAGCAGCGACGATCTTGAAACACGGTTGGCTGTTCATGCTGGCCAACGTGGTGAACCGGGCTGCCGGGCTTCTGCTCCTGCCGCTCTACACCCGGCTTCTCAGCCCTTCCGAATTCGGCGTCTACGCGCTGGTGGTGGTGGTCGCCGACCTGCTGGCGGTCATGCTGATGATCGGCATGAACAACGCCTTCACCGCCGTCTATTTCGAACACGCGGAGGAGGGCGACCGGCGCCGCGTCGCCAGCACCTGCCTGCTGGCGGTGGTCGGCACCTCGGTGGCGATGGTCGGGCTGGCCTGGCCGCTGGGCATGGCGGGAAGCTGGGCGATGTTCGGCGACACCGGCCACGCGGCGGTGATGGCGATCGCGCTTGCCGGCGTCGCGCTGACCACCTTGTTCGAGCTGGCGCTGGCCTATTACCGGGCGCGCAAGCGGTCGGGCCTGTGCCTGCTGGTGTCGCTGGCCAAGGTGGTCGCCCTGTTGGCCTTCAACCTGCTGTTCCTGTGGGCGCTCGGCCTCGGGGTGGAGGGCATCTTCCTGGCGAACGGCGCGTCCTTCCTGGCGCTCGGCCTCCTGCTGGTGGTGGCGATCCTGAAGGACACCGGCGTCTCCTTCTCCCTCCCGATCCTGAAGCGGGTGGCGGCGCTGGGGCTGCCCTACGCGCCGCAGTCGCTTTTGGACATCGCCAACAACTTCGTCTCGCGCTGGCTGCTGAACATCCTGCTGTCCACGGCGGCGGTCGGGCTGTTCGCCTTCGGGATGCGGCTGTCGCAGATCCTCTTCATGTTCCTGACCGCCTCCTTCCTGCAGATCTGGTCGGTCAGCCGGCTGGAGTCCCAGCATGGCGCGGCGGACCACGGCCAGGCGGATTTCGTCTTCCACCTGTTCGTCGTCCTGCTGACCGGGGCCGGGCTGGGGCTGGCGCTGACCGCGCCGGAGATCCTCTGGCTGATCGCGTCGGCCGACTACACGCCGGTCCTGACCAGCATGCCCTTCCTGGTGCTGGCCTATGTGCTGCACGGGGTGCGGATGAATCCGGAGGTGGCGATCCTGAAGGCCAAGCGCGTCGGCGTGCTGCCCTGGATCTCCGCGGCCAGCCTCGCGGTGGGCTCGGCCCTGGCCCTGGCGCTGGTCTGGCAGTGGGGCCTGCTCGGCGCCGCGCTGGCCAACCTCGGACGCGAGGTCTTCCAGATCGTTCTCACCGAGACGGTGCGCCGGCGCATCTGCCGCGACGAGGTGCCGCTGAACGCGGTGCGGATCGGCTGGATCCTGGTGCCGGCGGCCTTCGCCTACGCGGCGGGCTGGTACCTGTTCGGCACCGCGGTCGACCCGGCCTTCACCGCCGAAAAGGTGCTGCTGGTGCTGGTGTTCCTGGCGGCGGCGGTATTCGGTCCGGGCATGGGATCGACGGGCCGGGCGATGCTGGGCAAGCTGCTGCTCGGCCGCGTCCGCCGCCTGCAATCGGCGTCCTGA
- a CDS encoding exopolysaccharide biosynthesis polyprenyl glycosylphosphotransferase, whose product MSKLDPEAVINLAPVKKTAMPTVGPGLLLALSDGFMLALLGWTLIQLFGSDTLTPEGDLSQRALVTGLMLVPLVKSVFGIYSLGRFDYLERTRRTFQAALLSVAVLAVPFIVMDGFRSFFVEALSVALIGFAITYAADLLLVHGLMASALNWRTPVVIVGAGPQGAAIAEKLQRLPWLGMRPVCFFDDDDTLWQTRVANLPVVGSTDLLAKSPAYAQQAQAAIVADIGRHKNELTALVERLPFKQVYCLLGEGNVSAVDATYHNLHGSLALRVSVRPPTSYLRIRRALDILLSGILLVAVAPLMLGIAAAIRLDSPGPVMFRQKRWAGGDKTFDVLKFRSMHINAEEHLQRLLENDPKMREEYMTYHKLTYDPRITPVGRFLRKTSLDELPQLVNILMGDMSLIGPRAYMPKELPEVGASADVIGSVRPGLTGYWQVSGRHRTTFQERVAMDVFYVRNCGLLFDFYILCKTAVIVLKGDGS is encoded by the coding sequence ATGAGCAAACTCGACCCAGAAGCGGTCATCAATCTGGCCCCGGTGAAGAAGACGGCCATGCCGACGGTGGGACCCGGGCTGCTGTTGGCGCTGTCCGACGGCTTCATGCTCGCCCTGCTCGGCTGGACGCTCATCCAGCTGTTCGGAAGCGACACACTGACCCCGGAAGGGGACCTGTCGCAGCGCGCCCTGGTCACCGGCCTGATGCTGGTGCCGCTGGTGAAATCGGTTTTCGGAATTTATTCGCTGGGCCGCTTCGACTATCTGGAACGGACCCGCCGCACCTTCCAGGCGGCCCTGCTGTCGGTCGCCGTGCTGGCCGTGCCCTTCATCGTGATGGACGGCTTCCGCTCCTTCTTCGTCGAGGCGCTGTCGGTCGCCCTGATCGGCTTCGCGATCACCTACGCCGCCGACCTGCTGCTGGTGCACGGCCTGATGGCCAGCGCGCTGAACTGGCGCACCCCGGTGGTCATCGTCGGCGCCGGCCCGCAGGGTGCGGCCATCGCGGAGAAGCTGCAGCGCCTGCCCTGGCTCGGGATGCGCCCGGTGTGCTTCTTCGACGACGACGACACGCTGTGGCAGACCCGCGTCGCCAACCTGCCGGTGGTCGGCTCGACCGACCTGCTCGCCAAGTCCCCGGCCTACGCCCAGCAGGCCCAGGCCGCCATCGTCGCCGACATCGGGCGCCACAAGAACGAGCTGACCGCCCTGGTCGAGCGGCTGCCCTTCAAGCAGGTCTACTGCCTGCTGGGCGAGGGCAACGTCAGCGCGGTGGACGCCACCTACCACAACCTGCACGGTTCGCTGGCCCTGCGTGTCTCGGTCCGTCCGCCGACCAGCTACCTGCGCATCCGCCGCGCGCTGGACATCCTGCTCTCGGGCATCCTGCTGGTGGCGGTGGCGCCGCTGATGCTGGGCATCGCCGCGGCGATCCGTCTGGACAGCCCCGGCCCGGTCATGTTCCGCCAGAAGCGCTGGGCCGGCGGCGACAAGACCTTCGACGTGCTGAAGTTCCGCTCGATGCACATCAACGCGGAGGAGCATCTCCAGCGCTTGCTGGAGAACGATCCGAAGATGCGCGAAGAGTACATGACCTACCACAAGCTGACCTACGACCCGCGCATCACCCCGGTCGGCCGCTTCCTGCGCAAGACCTCGCTCGACGAGCTGCCGCAGCTGGTGAACATCCTGATGGGCGACATGAGCCTGATCGGACCGCGCGCCTACATGCCGAAGGAACTGCCGGAGGTCGGCGCCTCCGCGGACGTCATCGGCTCCGTCCGTCCGGGCCTGACCGGCTATTGGCAGGTCTCGGGACGCCACCGCACCACCTTTCAGGAACGCGTCGCCATGGACGTCTTCTACGTCCGCAACTGCGGCCTGCTGTTCGACTTCTACATCCTGTGCAAGACCGCGGTGATCGTCCTCAAGGGCGACGGGTCATGA
- a CDS encoding O-antigen ligase family protein translates to MKVLEVLEKSITVFCIVSFGGSVLPALLTGGGATDPDAPGAVIYFMAVYVMILGLIAARPSLAFRIPTGSPAVSLIVALAFLSALWSIYPDVTLRRAVAFLFTTAFAVYLALRYTFPEIVRMLATGLSILMVLSYVSVFAMPAVGLDHEQHVGAWKGVFWQKNVTGRMMVWLVLCLLWLDWTREGKRWVVRPLLLMALLLIVMSRSGTGLVTSILVAGLLLASGFVRGGIRSFAPAMAFILLVAVIGITSGTTFWHDILYMLGRDPTLTGRTVLWEHTLMSIQDRFLLGWGYGAYWYGAYGPGSTFTQGWGINSAHNGWMEAWLDLGLPGVILTAMLMGRLLIQGFGAIRYSENRAEPAWIFTVGCALLLISVSESVFLERHSLNWIVLVIAVTRLVQRRRWAKMQARMEGQQQATYAAYASSSPYGTSYGGPPATGWSGPVRPG, encoded by the coding sequence ATGAAAGTCCTCGAAGTTCTGGAAAAGAGCATCACCGTCTTCTGCATCGTCTCGTTCGGCGGGTCGGTGCTGCCGGCGCTGCTGACCGGCGGCGGCGCGACCGATCCGGACGCGCCGGGCGCGGTGATCTACTTCATGGCCGTCTACGTCATGATCCTGGGCCTGATCGCGGCGCGGCCCAGCCTGGCCTTCCGCATCCCGACGGGTAGCCCGGCGGTGTCGCTGATCGTGGCGCTGGCCTTCCTGTCGGCCCTGTGGTCGATCTACCCGGACGTGACGCTGCGCCGCGCGGTGGCCTTCCTGTTCACCACCGCTTTCGCCGTCTATCTCGCTCTGCGCTACACCTTTCCGGAAATCGTCCGGATGCTGGCGACGGGCCTGTCGATCCTGATGGTGCTGTCCTACGTCTCGGTCTTCGCCATGCCGGCGGTCGGGCTCGACCACGAGCAGCATGTCGGCGCCTGGAAGGGCGTCTTCTGGCAGAAGAACGTCACGGGCCGCATGATGGTCTGGCTGGTGCTCTGCCTGCTCTGGCTCGACTGGACGCGCGAAGGCAAGCGCTGGGTGGTCCGCCCGCTGCTGCTGATGGCCCTGCTGCTGATCGTGATGAGCCGGTCGGGCACCGGTCTGGTGACCTCGATCCTGGTCGCCGGCCTGTTGCTGGCCAGCGGCTTCGTGCGCGGCGGCATCCGCAGCTTCGCGCCGGCCATGGCCTTCATCCTGCTGGTCGCCGTGATCGGCATCACCAGCGGCACCACCTTCTGGCACGACATCCTCTACATGCTGGGCCGCGATCCGACGCTGACCGGGCGCACGGTGCTGTGGGAACACACGCTGATGTCCATCCAGGACCGCTTCCTGCTCGGCTGGGGCTACGGCGCCTACTGGTACGGGGCCTACGGTCCGGGCAGCACCTTCACCCAGGGCTGGGGCATCAACTCCGCCCACAACGGGTGGATGGAGGCGTGGCTCGACCTCGGCCTGCCCGGCGTGATCCTGACGGCGATGCTGATGGGCCGCCTGCTGATCCAGGGCTTCGGCGCCATCCGCTACAGCGAGAACCGCGCCGAGCCCGCCTGGATCTTCACCGTCGGCTGCGCCCTGCTGCTGATCTCGGTGTCGGAGAGCGTGTTCCTGGAACGCCATTCCCTGAACTGGATCGTGCTGGTGATCGCGGTGACCCGCCTCGTGCAGCGCCGCCGCTGGGCGAAGATGCAGGCCCGGATGGAGGGCCAGCAGCAGGCCACCTACGCGGCCTACGCCAGTTCCTCCCCCTACGGAACCTCCTACGGCGGCCCGCCGGCCACCGGCTGGAGCGGTCCGGTCCGGCCCGGCTGA
- a CDS encoding glycosyltransferase family 2 protein has product MTPPQETGPQELAPQEMVTVVIPTRNRPDMVARAVESALGQTYAPLEVVVVIDGPDPATEERLRAFGDPRLTVIALEQNRGAAGARNLGVERAKGAWIAFLDDDDEWMPGKIALQMAARPPGVRYPIMSCRCKVVTARGDFEWPRRLCTPRDRIGDYLFVRHGLFKGETFAPTTTLLAPKALLQRQPIPKSAFDDWEWLIACGQIESCALVTVPEVLAIHYTESDRITLSTCHNIDMALNWAESVRPRLSPRAYASLLLQATGGEQAARTPAVRKRILKSALRDGAPTPMALTTFLMHSLMPVGLRRRLRQAIFSAPGAA; this is encoded by the coding sequence ATGACGCCGCCGCAAGAGACGGGCCCGCAAGAATTGGCCCCGCAAGAAATGGTCACCGTCGTCATTCCCACCCGCAACCGGCCGGACATGGTCGCGCGGGCCGTGGAAAGCGCGCTGGGACAGACCTACGCCCCGCTCGAGGTGGTCGTCGTCATCGACGGGCCCGACCCCGCCACCGAGGAGCGCCTGAGGGCGTTCGGCGATCCGCGGCTGACCGTGATCGCGCTGGAACAGAACCGCGGCGCCGCCGGCGCCCGCAATCTGGGCGTGGAACGCGCGAAGGGCGCCTGGATCGCCTTCCTCGACGACGACGATGAATGGATGCCGGGCAAGATCGCCCTGCAGATGGCCGCCCGCCCGCCCGGCGTGCGCTACCCGATCATGAGCTGCCGCTGCAAGGTGGTGACGGCCCGCGGCGACTTCGAATGGCCGCGGCGCCTGTGCACCCCGCGGGACCGGATCGGCGACTACCTGTTCGTCCGGCACGGGCTGTTCAAGGGCGAGACCTTCGCCCCCACCACCACCCTGCTGGCCCCGAAGGCGCTGCTCCAGCGCCAGCCGATCCCGAAATCGGCCTTCGACGACTGGGAGTGGCTGATCGCCTGCGGCCAGATCGAAAGCTGCGCCCTGGTGACGGTGCCGGAGGTGCTGGCGATCCACTACACGGAATCGGACCGCATCACCCTGTCGACCTGCCACAACATCGACATGGCCCTGAACTGGGCGGAGTCGGTGCGGCCCAGGCTGTCGCCCCGCGCCTACGCCAGCCTGCTGCTCCAGGCCACCGGCGGCGAACAGGCGGCGCGGACGCCGGCGGTGCGCAAGCGCATCCTGAAATCGGCGCTGCGCGACGGCGCGCCGACTCCGATGGCGCTGACCACCTTCCTGATGCATTCGCTGATGCCGGTCGGGCTGCGGCGCCGGCTGCGTCAGGCCATCTTCTCGGCTCCCGGCGCGGCGTGA
- a CDS encoding glycosyltransferase family 4 protein — translation MDMGFRRKKASRACIVFATPGALDGGGGIGRMTGYIVDAFRNSPAAPETVVLDTRGTGSALLSPVYLAGTLARLGAMMLRHRPTVVHINVSENASVWRKAVVQLFAGLFSCPTVVHLHGASFMEYFDKGPVSRAISRWLFDRCGIALVLGESWRNFLVQSVGTDPHKVRVLYNAVPDIGADLPVRTAPPEGAIVSLLVLANLSERKGIGTLLRSCRLMKDRGFRFRVTIGGGGDVEGYRRMAAELGVDGECRFEGWISREQAHAHLRDHDMLLLPSTHEGLPMVILEALSTGMPVVTTPVGSIPEVLTDGETARIVPVNDPEALAHTVRDLAARPALYARLSAQGRRLFLEKFVIESYGRSLQDIYAELNRPDAVRRPSLGALPDAAAAKPSLTRAGRQ, via the coding sequence ATGGACATGGGTTTCCGGCGCAAGAAGGCGTCCCGCGCCTGCATTGTCTTCGCCACCCCCGGCGCGCTCGACGGCGGCGGGGGGATCGGGCGGATGACGGGCTACATCGTCGACGCCTTCCGGAACAGTCCCGCCGCCCCGGAAACCGTGGTGCTCGACACCCGCGGCACCGGCAGCGCCCTGCTGTCGCCGGTCTATCTGGCCGGCACGCTGGCGCGGCTGGGCGCCATGATGCTGCGGCACCGCCCGACGGTCGTGCACATCAACGTGTCGGAGAACGCCAGCGTCTGGCGCAAGGCGGTGGTCCAGCTCTTCGCCGGGCTGTTCTCCTGCCCCACGGTCGTGCATCTGCACGGCGCGTCCTTCATGGAGTATTTCGACAAGGGTCCGGTGTCCCGCGCAATCAGCCGCTGGCTGTTCGACCGCTGCGGCATCGCGCTGGTTCTGGGCGAAAGCTGGCGGAACTTCCTGGTGCAGTCGGTCGGAACGGACCCGCACAAGGTTCGCGTGCTCTACAACGCGGTGCCGGACATCGGCGCCGACCTGCCGGTCCGCACCGCCCCGCCGGAGGGGGCGATCGTGTCGCTCCTGGTGCTCGCCAACCTGTCGGAGCGCAAGGGCATCGGCACGCTGCTGCGCTCCTGCCGGCTGATGAAGGACCGGGGCTTCCGCTTCCGCGTGACCATCGGCGGCGGCGGCGACGTCGAGGGTTACCGCCGCATGGCGGCGGAGCTGGGCGTGGATGGCGAATGCCGGTTCGAGGGCTGGATTTCCCGCGAGCAGGCGCACGCCCATCTGCGCGATCACGACATGCTGCTTCTGCCCTCGACCCACGAGGGGTTGCCCATGGTGATCCTGGAGGCGCTGTCCACCGGCATGCCGGTGGTCACGACCCCGGTCGGTTCGATCCCGGAAGTGCTGACCGACGGGGAGACGGCGCGCATCGTCCCGGTCAACGACCCGGAGGCGCTGGCCCATACGGTCCGCGACCTCGCCGCCCGGCCGGCGCTCTACGCGCGTCTGTCGGCGCAGGGACGCCGGCTGTTCCTGGAGAAGTTCGTCATCGAGTCCTACGGCCGCAGCCTTCAGGACATCTATGCGGAGCTGAACCGCCCCGACGCCGTTCGGCGCCCCTCATTGGGAGCGCTGCCCGACGCCGCGGCGGCCAAGCCATCGCTGACCCGCGCGGGCCGACAGTAA